A DNA window from Vigna unguiculata cultivar IT97K-499-35 chromosome 10, ASM411807v1, whole genome shotgun sequence contains the following coding sequences:
- the LOC114167608 gene encoding GDP-mannose transporter GONST3: protein MSKVIDVENPSDNPTVQKGVDLNVNVNANANVDSSDGEGNWYTALVHQISVYGVAAGYCLSASLLSIINKWAVMKFPYPGALTALQYFTSAAGVFLCGRMKLLEHDPLELMTMWRFLPAAIIFYLSLFTNSELLLHANVDTFIVFRSVVPLFVAVGETLFLHQPWPSGKTWASLGTIFAGSVLYVVTDYQFTFMAYTWALAYLVSMTIDFVYIKHVVMTIGLNTWGLVLYNNLEALLLFPLELLIMGELKKIKHEIQDESDWHTFQVILPVGLSCLFGLSISFFGFSCRRAISATGFTVLGIVNKLLTVVINLVIWDKHSTWVGTVGLLICMLGGIMYQQSASKPKAAKQASEQEKEEEQQKLLEMQDNSETNIKTNEVNKSREES from the coding sequence ATGTCTAAAGTAATTGACGTGGAAAACCCTAGTGATAATCCCACTGTTCAAAAGGGTGTGGATTTGAATGTGAATGTGAATGCGAATGCGAATGTGGATTCGAGTGATGGTGAGGGAAATTGGTACACTGCATTGGTGCATCAAATTTCAGTGTATGGTGTTGCTGCTGGGTATTGCTTATCTGCTTCTTTGCTTTCCATAATCAACAAATGGGCAGTGATGAAATTCCCTTACCCGGGTGCCCTAACCGCCCTGCAGTACTTCACCAGCGCCGCCGGGGTTTTCCTCTGCGGCCGGATGAAGCTCCTGGAGCATGACCCCCTTGAGCTTATGACAATGTGGCGGTTTTTGCCGGCGGcaataatattttacttgtCGCTTTTCACCAATAGTGAGTTGCTCCTCCATGCCAATGTTGACACATTCATAGTGTTCCGATCGGTTGTGCCTTTGTTTGTTGCGGTAGGGGAGACGCTGTTCCTGCACCAGCCGTGGCCGTCGGGGAAGACGTGGGCCTCCCTGGGCACCATCTTTGCCGGCAGTGTGCTCTATGTGGTCACAGATTATCAGTTTACTTTCATGGCTTACACCTGGGCATTGGCCTACTTGGTTAGCATGACCATAGATTTTGTTTACATAAAGCATGTGGTAATGACCATTGGCTTGAACACGTGGGGTCTTGTGCTGTACAATAATCTTGAGGCTCTTCTGCTTTTTCCCCTGGAGCTGCTGATTATGGGTGAGCTAAAGAAGATTAAGCATGAGATCCAAGATGAGTCTGATTGGCACACATTCCAAGTCATTTTGCCAGTGGGATTGTCGTGTCTGTTTGGTCTGTCAATCTCTTTCTTTGGATTTTCTTGCCGCAGGGCGATTTCTGCCACAGGTTTTACTGTCCTTGGTATAGTGAACAAGTTGTTGACAGTTGTTATTAATTTGGTAATATGGGACAAGCATTCCACATGGGTGGGTACAGTGGGTCTTCTGATTTGTATGCTGGGTGGGATTATGTATCAGCAATCAGCAAGCAAGCCGAAGGCTGCAAAACAGGCGAGTGAACAGGAAAAGGAAGAGGAGCAACAGAAATTGCTTGAGATGCAAGACAATTCAGAGACcaatataaaaactaatgaaGTTAATAAATCAAGGGAGGAAAGCTGA